The following proteins are co-located in the Pararge aegeria chromosome 3, ilParAegt1.1, whole genome shotgun sequence genome:
- the LOC120637001 gene encoding probable serine/threonine-protein kinase clkA: METLIKFQQTSKPKEKGFSSSDILKIAMLYNYIVRERGRLEPECSKLFSPGSKLSAVRLEETNHKIKPRNKPRQYMGKKKEQNDEDENNNDHNSTNDSKDQYYEDYGDYENDDKNNDNIENSKKLDENSILSNVDSGDVNNRNNDKNNEDDYSKKDNENDTEVDYCNEKDGNTDNKEKKKRNVNGQSSNDMDDEDDIMSNEEKNYNDNSNVENKENLNQNSEGYEYVTKSYTTINTTRKNRRPLAHKIDHLKKQKLLGQSDYETGDEGNKRYIHEKNI, from the coding sequence ATGGAAACTTTAATCAAATTCCAGCAAACTTCTAAACCTAAAGAAAAAGGATTCAGTTCAAGTGACATTCTGAAAATTGCAATGCTTTACAACTATATCGTACGAGAAAGAGGACGTCTAGAACCTGAGTGTAGTAAACTTTTCTCACCGGGTAGCAAACTATCCGCCGTAAGACTAGAAGAAACAAATCATAAGATAAAACCCAGAAACAAGCCAAGACAGTATATGGGCAAGAAAAAGGAACaaaatgatgaagatgaaaacAATAATGATCATAATTCCACTAATGATAGCAAGGACCAATATTATGAAGATTATGGTGACTATGAAAACGATGACAAAAATAATGACAATATAGAAAATAGTAAAAAGCTTGATGAAAATAGCATATTAAGTAATGTTGATAGTGGAGATGTTAATAATAGGAACAATGATAAAAATAACGAAGATGATTATAGTAAGAAAGATAATGAAAATGATACGGAAGTTGATTACTGTAATGAAAAAGATGGAAATACTGATAATAAGGAGAAGAAGAAACGAAATGTAAATGGTCAATCGAGTAATGATAtggatgatgaagatgatattaTGAGTaacgaagaaaaaaattataacgacAACAGTAATGTAGAAAATAAGGAGAATCTGAATCAAAATAGTGAAGGTTATGAATATGTTACGAAATCCTATACAACTATTAATACAACACGCAAAAACCGAAGGCCCTTAGCACATAAAATAGATcatttgaaaaaacaaaaactactaGGCCAGTCTGACTATGAAACAGGTGATGAAGGCAACAAGAGGTATATTCATGAGAAAAAcatttaa